In Engraulis encrasicolus isolate BLACKSEA-1 chromosome 2, IST_EnEncr_1.0, whole genome shotgun sequence, the sequence AAGAGAAATATCTGATTAAGCATTTACAACttcatttaaaaatgtaaatagtcAACATCATGTGAATCTATGTGACTTTCGCCATCAATGTTTTAATTTTTAAACAAAAAGGAGTGGAATAGTATACAAATAAGTTCTTGAATAGTAACTTTAAAATATGAGCTACTGAATACATCaatgatgaaaaagaaaacattgaTGATAACAATAATTCAAGTGAACCAGGTCAAAAAGAGGTGAAAAGTAACACCAGTGACGTGCCATAACACCAATGACACAAAACGTCAAATTTATTTTGGAAATGACCTCTTTTAATTTCTTAAACTCAATCATAAACTCATATTATTAGCATTTCATTTCATAAACTGATTTCATAAACTGGTTTCCCTACTCCAATTCCCTTATTTCTGATGTTTTTGGTGTAGCTTTTACACATGAATGTCATTGGTGTTATGGGTTAATTTAGGCTGAACAGTAACACCAATGACCACAAATTACAGTAACACCAATGACTTTTTTAGGGGAAAACCACAGTTAAAACAAACTGGCTGAATCTGTGGGAGACAATATGCTTTCAGTGATATCAAAATCCTTTACTTATTTGATGTATTCAAGTTGTATTTGAATTGGCTCACCTCTGTGGCTTTAAACTGAGTAACACCAATGACAGGCTTCGTAGCTTCATGTACAATTCTTGaagaaatcatgacatttttgaaGAAATGAAGACAGATATCTGACTCGTATGATGTCTTTGACCACTACACCTCCTTAAATTACCTCTTGCCCTGAAGGAACACCCAAGAGCCAATTTAATTTTCAAAATAACAGTATTTTGTCTAGCAATAACACCAATGACGTAATTTTGAGTGACAGATATTTATTTAatattataaataatataaaaCCATTTATTAAATATGTATATGTTGTAGTCATTCCATGTAATGTTAATGAAAATGTAAATGAGGTTAATTtcattgaaaaatgtatttttaaacaaaaaatatacaatacattttcatgtATCATATTAGTGACACAGAGTTTCTATGGGTatccttttttttaaagtatttattAATAAGTAGACCAATAGAGTTGACTTCTACATTACAAAAACAGTCTCTAGGCTACTTATTGAACATATGTAAAGTAAGTGATTATCATGTCAACTTTGGCTGTATTGGTATCTACAATGTCAGTGACAGCATTTTCAACCTTTTCTGTAGAATGACCCATAAACTTTCAGTGGTGATATATTACCCAGGTGGCCCCTCTACATTTTTGTATTATGTTCATCCTACTTGGGTTTAAGTAGGCTGTTGGATGCGAAAAGGCGAACGAGAGGACatttgaaaacaaaaacacaatgaacataatacaaaaataacaaaaacaaacacacgttTGCATTTTACTACCAACTATGAATTAAATAAAGTCAATTGTTTCGCTTCTGTCACCATGTCAAAAGGGAAAAGAAACTCAAATGTAGGCAGGTGTTTTATTATGGCTTATACGCTGTTTGGGCAATTTATTGCAATGCGTTTTGACGGTGACTAAACTTCCTTCCTTGGGAACTATCCTGGCTGTCGAAGAAAACGGATGGGTCTGTTTTAATCTCAGCTGAAATGAGACTGAACGTCTGCACCTTTTCACACGTAGGGCCTAAATCATCATGAAAGAGGGTTgtttttaattcatttatttgatTAACGTTTGAGCAAGTGTAAAAGTTAATACGCCTACGTATTTAACCACTTAACTGATGTgttttttaaataggcctatatatttatgTCGGCGAGGGTTGATTGTGCGATTGCATTTCGTCACTGACATTCCAATCAAAGACTGTGGCTCGAATCCCGCGGCGTAGAGACTGGAATCTTGATGACTGGCAACGTCATAAATCACTTACTACTTCTGTAGATGTCATAATGTCCAGGCCACTATGTAAACCACCAACATCCCGCCACAGCTTCATTTCACAGAAGACAGCCAACGAGGACAGGTCAGTGTCGATGCTCTGATGCTAGGTGAATgtgaactagactgcctgtgcagtcgccttcgactgcttaaggtatatccccgaaacgcgacgcttccagtcccccatcattcctaccactcccgtccaccatttcgtaaacgtatatgatgacgtgcataggcttaaaaccaaacgactattgtgaaaatgaagcaaaaaatggggcaaatggtaatactgttttaatggttcagtggatataccacattaggtacagtgtaataaccagtgtaacaacatttaatacaatgtaatttttttacttagcctacatcatgtgtttgtgcttaagtggtattacatggtattgcatattgttacactggtattacactatattacatggtattgcatactgttacattcgttattacactgtacctgatattgcttattgttacactggtattacactagtattacatggtattaaatattgttacattggttattacactgtacctaatatggtagattcactgaaatggtgaaccattaaaataaggtgttaccgggcaaatcaatccacccagtcagaagttatgggccaaatgaaaattccgccattttgaaagtgttgtcttccaaactcgaatcagttcatgaacctaccctagagcattcacacaccaaatctgggacaaatccatccacccggtcagaagttatggaccaaacaaaaattcggccatcttgaattcagccatcttgaaagtgttgacctcccaactcgaagcagttcatgaacctaccctagagcattcacacaccaaatctgggacaaatccatccacccggtcagaagttatggaccaaacaaaaattcggccatcttgaattcagccatcttgaaagtgttgacctccaaactcgaatcagttcatgaacctgccctagagcattcacccaaaaaatctgggacaaatccaaacatctgttcaaaagttatggaccaaacaaaaattcggccatcttgaattcagccatcttgaaagtgttgacctcccaactcgaagcagttcatgaacctaccctagagcattcacacaccaaatctgggacaaatccatccacccggtcagaagttatggaccaaacaaaaattcggccatcttgaattcagccatcttgaaagtgttgacctccaaattcgaatcagttcatgaacctgccctagagcattcacccaaaaaatctgggacaaatccaaacatccgttcaaaagttatcgcgttaacacgaaagaccttacgcgtgcgtgcgcgtacgtgtgtgtgtgtgtgtgtggggggtgagtgagctAATGTAAAACGACGTAGGCCTGTATTGATGGTGAATGCTTGCAACTGTGTTTAACTGATGGGCTATGGTCAAAGAAGGTGAATCTAACAAGGGGCGAAGTTCAGGAGGTcctttatgggaaacagtcaatagggggcgttttgagtcagttttgaggTGAGGTAATGTCTAAAAtggcgtaggcctactgtatgatgaTGAATGCTTGCAACTGTGTTGAACTGGTAGGCTATGTGGTCAAAGAATGTAGATCTAACAAGGGGCGAAGGTCAGGAGGTcctttatgggaaacagtcaatagggggcgttttgagtcaAATACGCCATTCTGGAGTGAACAGGCAGTCACGtacgccattctggaatgaacaggcaGTCACGTACGCCATTCTGGCAGTCACGTCCACCATTTGTCTGATGCTCACTCCAGAATGGCGGCCACGCCAGAAAATCATGGGGCCGAATGTTGCTATGAGACGTTCGTTGTATTGGCcttcgcttcttgttagatccacgttctttgctatggtgaagggggtgggggtgggggtgggggtagagtgTGGGGGTGGGGAGTGTTGAGAATTTGGCAAcgggggaaagggggaggagggggaggggtagaaaGAGGCAAAGGGGTAGAAGGACAGGCAGGAGGGAGCAGGCAGGTAAGGACAGGGGTTGCATGCaactgtgtggggtggggtggggagggggggcagaaggGGGTGAAGGGAGGCAAGAGGTTGGTGGACAAGCGGGGGGTTGGCGTATGAGGGGGCAgaatggtggggagggggggggggggggtgttggtggtggtagaaGAAGGCACAGCACCTTCGTCAGTTTCGAACCGAGATTtgtaaagtcgatgataatcaggctagcatacCGCCGTGCATGGCGGGGAGGTGCAAATGAAGAGCTATATCCATCTCTAACCTGGGACTCCTATGTTTTACAGTGAGTTACAGTTACATGGAGATTTCAGCGGGCGTGCCATCCCGTGACCAAACAATGGCAACAATGGCAACAATGGCATCTGGAGGGTGAGTAGCCAATATACACATAACCTGGCCAGATTTTAATAAGGCCACATTTTTCACACATGAATTACAAAATCTGTTTGTTCTGAAGAGGGCAATTTGTGGATCAGAGAAAGTGGCAGGTTGaaattccaggtgtgtgtgtgtgtgtgtgtgtgtgtgtgtgtgtgtgtgtgtgtgtgcgtgtgtgcgtgtgtgcgtgtgtgtgtgtgtgtgtgtgtgtgtgcgcacaaagaGGGATTACAGTGTCCATATAATGggttgtaatataggcctacataatgtgtgtgtgtgtgtgtgtgtgtgtgtgtgtgtgtgtgtgtgtgtgtgtgtgtgtgtgtgtgtgtgtgtgtgtgagtgcgtgtgtgtgtgtgtgtgtgtgtgtgtgtgtgtgtgtgtgtgtgtgtgtgtgtgcgtgcgtgcattcgtgtgtgtgtgtgtgtgtgtgtgtgtgtgtgtgtgtgtgtgtgtgcagagacccGCTGCGATGGCCGCCCCTGGGTATCTGGAAGGAGTTGGAGCGAGACCATCTGCAGctggaggagatagaggagatagTCTGGTCAGCCACcaaggtagtagtagtagcagtagtagtagtagtagtagtagtagtagtagtagtagcagtagtagcagtagtagtagtagcagtagtagtagtagtggtaggctagtagtagtagcagtagtagtagtagtaataatagtagtagcagtagtagtagtaatagttgtagtagtagcagtagtaatagtagtagtagtagtagtagtagtagtagtagtagcagtagtagtatagtagagaGGGGCAATACGCCCCCATGGGGTAATACGCCCCCTGCCCGTTTTTCCCATTTTGACTACTAGATGGCACAAATTTCAATTTGCATTGTTGCTATGAATAGTCCTGACCACGGGGATAAACAAACATCCGCTGTGGATAGCATTTTAGCGACGCAGTGGAGGAAAGTAAAATAGTAtgcatgtagtagtagtagtagtagtagcagtagtagtagtagtagtagtagtagtagtagtagtcgtagcagtagtagtagcagtaatagtagtagtagtagtagtagtagtagtagtagtagcagtagtagtagtagtagtagtagtagtagtagtagtagtagtagtaacagtaatagtagtagtagtagtagtagcagtagtagtagtagtagtaaccgtagtagtagtagtagtagtaacagtagtagtagtagtagtagtagtagtagtagtagtagtagtagtagtagtagtagtagtagtagtagtagcagtagtaatagtagtagcagtagttgtaatagtagtagtagtagtagtggtagtagtagcagtagtaatagtagtagtagcagcagcagtagtagtagtagtagtagtagtagtaatagtaggcctagtagtagtagtagtagtaatagtaggcctagtagtagtagtagtagtagtaatagtagtagtagtcatagcagtagtagtagtagtagtagtagcagtagtagtagtagtagtagtagcagtagtactactactagtagtagtagtagcagtagcagcagtagcagttgtagtagtagtagtggtaatagtagtagcagtaatagtagtagtagtaggcctagtagtagtggtagtagcagtagtagtagtagtagtagtagtagtagtagtagtagtagtagtagtagtagtagtagtagtagtagtagtagtagcagtagtagtaatagtggcaatagtagcagtagtagtagtatcagtagcagcagtagtagtagtagtagtagtattagcagcagcagcagtagtagttgttatagtagtagtagtagtagtagtagtagtagtagtagtagtagtagtagtagtaacagttgttgtagtagtagtagtagtagtagtagtagtaatagtagtagcagttgtaatagtagtagtagtagtactggtagtagtagcagtagtagtagtagtagtagtagtagtagtagtagtagtagtagtagtagtagtaacagttgtagtagtagtagtagtagtagtagtagtagtagtagtagtagtaatagtagtaatagtagcagtagtagtagtagtagtagtagtagtcgtaacagtagtagtagtagtagtagtagtaacagttgtagtagtagtagtagtagtagtagtagcagtagtaataatAATGGTAGTAatggtaatagtagtagtagtagtagtagtagcagtaacagTAGTAGAGTCTTTATTGGACATTTCTTCCAGTAAGTGGTGCATTTGACATGTGGACAAGtcaatacaatagcctacatgcaatcacaccccccccccctaaattgtgggtttcatggtcacccaaacagcATGAAAATGTGTTCAcagagccgtggtgtaatggttagggagatggactgAAGATTACGGAGTTACAGgtccaaatcccacccttacctctacctacatctccatcaatgactgaagtgcccttgaacataGCATCTACCAACATTGCTcgaaggactgtcaccaatatgtgtgttggaGTAAAACCATGGCTAATTTTATAGttagaccagagattctttaagtatatagaattatgccaatgtaataggttgctatgggcacctaacatgaccaggttccggtctgcctaaaggggcgtgtcataatactcctggcattgaatagaacagtccttaggtctgcctaggtctgcctaaagggggatttccccccctcccctttgcaataatagaacccggaaacaacgggccaacggaacctctctctctctactctctctggttaaaccatagtcaaaccaaaaaccgtgCCGAATCATGCTCAAAAAACCTGAAATCATGGTTTACGTAACCTGAAATCATGATTTTAGTGAGGGACATTTACACACATTTGAACCAAAACATGACAAATGACATAGACAGGGATCAACCATCGGCAGTCCCGGTCTACCCCACAGCATAGAATTCTCATGCACATTTTTTAAGGAATTTCATGCAGCCTCTTTTTTTTCCAGGAAGCTGTGTAAAAAGCCACCGAAAGCTGCAGACAAGCAATCCGAAAGTAGTTTGGATTATGAATGAAAGTTGGAAGCATCTTGGTTTGCTGTTTGTCTCTTTGGTTGATCATTCCTCTTCTGTTCCCGTCTAACCCAACAGAAGTACACGAGGGCAAGAGCTGCTCCTACAAACCCTCCGCAACGGAAGGTACTGGTGGCTTGGGGACCGAGCTCCCGACCCCTGCAGCAGAGGGTGAGAGAGGCATGGGGGTCGACCTCCATAACCCAGCAGAAGACCAGCCCGGTCGAGAAGTTTAGGGAGGCAGCAACACTGCCCTGCCCGACCCAGAAGCAGAGGAGGGAGGCAACAACACTGCCCTGCCCGACCCAGAAGCAGAGGAGGGAGGCAACAACACTGCCCTGCCCGGCCCAGAAGCAGAGGAGGGAGGCAGCAACACTGCCCTGCCCGGCCCAGAAGCAGAGGAGGGAGGCAACAACACTGCCCTGCCTGGCCCTGCAGAGGGAGGCAGCAACACTGCCCTGCCTGGCCCTGCAGAGGGAGGCGCCTGCAAGCTGCCCGGCCCAGAAGCAGAGGAGGGAGGCACCGGCTCCGCCCTGCCCAACCCTGCAGGACAGGAGGGATGCACCTTCATCACCAGCCCCCCCAGCCCTGCAGAGGgtgcagacagcagcagcagtaacgcCAACCTCCCTGGTGCCACAGAAGAGTAAcgttgcagcagcagcaacctccCCGGCCCCACAGAGGATGGAGGCATCAGCAGCAGTACCCCCAAGCTCCCCGGCCCCACGAAGCGTATGTGGCGCCCCCCTCTGGGCTCAGACCACCCTGCATGCTCTGGAGAAAGACCAGCTCATGAACGTGGTCAGAGAGGCCGAGAGGAAGCTGAAggcggagaaggagagagaacaagCCACAAAGGATCAGGCAGTAGcaagagcagcagcaacagcagctccAACCTCCTCAGCCCCACAGAGGATGGAGGTAGCAGCAGTCCCAACCTGCCTGGTGCCACACAGGGTGGAGACACCAACAGCAGCTCCAACCTGCATtaaagcagcagcaccaccaccctccccgGCCCTGGAGGAGAGTAGCATTGCAGTCCCAACCTCCCCGGCCCCACAGAGGATggaggcagcagcagtagtagccccAACCTCCCCGGCCCCACATAAGAGTTACGTTGCAGCACCACCACCCTCCCTGGCCCCACAGAGGATGGAGGCAGTAGCCCCAACCTGCATTATAGCAGCAGCAACCAGCCTGGCCCCACAGGAGAAAAAATTGGAGGCAGCAGCAGTCCCAACCTCCCCGGCCCCACAGAGGATGGaggcaacagcagtagcagcccCAAGCTCCCCGGCCCCACGAAGCGTATGTGGCGCCCCCCTCTGGGCTCAGACCACCCTGCATGCTCTGGAGAAGGACCAGCTCATGAACGTGGTCAGAGAGGCCGAGAGGAAGCTGAAggcggagaaggagagagaacaagCCACAAAGGATCAGGCAGTAGcaagagcagcagcaacagtagccCCAAGCTCCCCGGCCCCACAGAGGATGGAGACAGCAGCAGCCCCAACCTGCCTGGTGCCACAGAGGATGGAGACACCAACAGCAGCTCCAACCTGCattaaagcagcagcagcaacagtagccCCAAGCTCCCCGGCCCCACAGAGGATGGAGACCGCA encodes:
- the LOC134462818 gene encoding uncharacterized protein DDB_G0271670-like, with product SSSNSSSSSSSSSSSSSSSSSSSSSSSSSSSNSNSSSSSSSSSSSSSNRSSSSSSNSSSSSSSSSSSSSSSSSSSSSSSSSSNSSSSSCNSSSSSSGSSSSSNSSSSSSSSSSSSSSSNSRPSSSSSSNSRPSSSSSSSNSSSSHSSSSSSSSSSSSSSSSSSSTTTSSSSSSSSSSSCSSSSGNSSSSNSSSSRPSSSGSSSSSSSSSSSSSSSSSSSSSSSSSSSSSSSNSGNSSSSSSISSSSSSSSSSISSSSSSSCYSSSSSSSSSSSSSSSSSNSCCSSSSSSSSSNSSSSCNSSSSSTGSSSSSSSSSSSSSSSSSSSSSNSCSSSSSSSSSSSSSSNSSNSSSSSSSSSSSRNS